A single Hippocampus zosterae strain Florida chromosome 1, ASM2543408v3, whole genome shotgun sequence DNA region contains:
- the si:ch211-63p21.2 gene encoding FH1/FH2 domain-containing protein 1: protein MKEPQQSKETPPMVDFDQAWPLQPAARLCLNALDFSDLWDEEDVDADGAEREASDSSREGFRGVSAPLPPPPPPLDPQIFTGSPKSASPKSGTLKLHWRPLQNVAPLPRKTRFGTQTIWSALEPVHLDTARLEFLFEWKGKNPRLSLASGQRKQASVSALAMKRSNNVSITLSALPPLHLLPPAIRSMDGTVLDREDIQRLRTLIPTEEELSLIKEAKAQNPNSRLAPAELCLLALGEIPHLDRRLQLWAFVLDYDSLEQEIAKPLFYLKQAMEQLAASQTFRHVLATVLAIGNFLNGRKARGFELSYLGKLSQVRDTRSRQPLLHHVCVLLLQLYPQSSDLYSDLTTVSKAGKCDYSSVLANLDRLEALSKRSWEQLKVLDKADDLKWAKGGKRRLVGGGESPGLCGTLRHELPNLLEECEDRTKVLRAVHRRVINRFHSFLLFLGYSRAMARETRAEDFCKTISDFSLEFRAARQTVRLQKERPAGSPVSNAPTRGAKCQPSQTAEIQEHSTLEEVLRTSESTSRPDVTLPLRRRRMPNVRGPCLDKIQGEAC, encoded by the exons ATGAAGGAGCCGCAGCAAAGCAAAGAGACCCCCCCGATGGTCGACTTTGACCAAGCCTGGCCCCTCCAACCCGCCGCTCGTCTCTGCCTTAACGCCTTGGACTTCAGCGACCTCTGGGATGAGGAAGACGTGGACGCTGACGGCGCAGAACGGGAAGCAAGCGACTCCAGCAGGGAAGGATTCCGCGGCGTCTCAGCACCTCtgccgccccctcctcctcctctcgacCCCCAAATCTTCACGGGCTCCCCCAAGAGCGCTTCCCCTAAAAGCGGCACCCTGAAGCTCCACTGGCGGCCGCTGCAGAACGTGGCCCCGCTTCCCAGGAAGACTCGTTTCGGGACGCAGACCATCTGGAGTGCGCTGGAGCCGGTCCATTTGGATACGGCGCGACTGGAGTTCCTGTTTGAATGGAAAGGCAAAAACCCTCGCTTGAGTCTCGCTTCTGGCCAGCGG AAACAAGCCTCGGTCTCGGCGTTGGCGATGAAGAGGAGTAACAACGTCAGCATCACCCTGAGCGCCCTGcctccccttcacctcctcccgCCTGCAATTCGAAGCATGGACGGCACCGTCCTGGACCGCGAGGACATCCAG CGACTTCGGACTCTGATCCCAACGGAGGAGGAACTAAGTCTGATCAAGGAGGCCAAGGCCCAGAATCCGAACTCCCGTCTGGCCCCGGCCGAGCTCTGCTTACTGGCTTTGGGGGAGATCCCTCACCTGGACCGCAGACTTCAGCTGTGGGCCTTCGTGTTGGATTACGACTCCTTGGAGCAG GAAATCGCCAAGCCTCTCTTCTACCTGAAGCAGGCCATGGAGCAGCTGGCCGCCAGCCAGACCTTCAGACATGTTCTCGCGACGGTGCTGGCCATCGGGAACTTTCTCAACGGACGTAAG GCCCGCGGTTTCGAGTTGAGCTACCTGGGCAAGCTGTCTCAAGTGCGGGACACTCGTTCTCGCCAACCTCTGCTCCATCACGTCTGCGTGCTTCTCCTGCAGCTCTACCCGCAATCCTCGGACCTCTACTCGGACCTGACGACCGTGAGCAAAGCCGGCAAG TGCGACTACTCCTCGGTCCTCGCCAACCTGGACCGCCTTGAGGCCCTGTCCAAGAGATCATGGGAGCAGTTGAAGGTTTTGGATAAAGCGGACGATTTAAAATGGGCAAAAGGGGGGAAGAGACGACTTGTCGGTGGAGGGGAAAGTCCGGGGCTCTGCGGCACGCTTCGTCACGAGCTACCAAATCTTCTGGAAGAGTGCGAGGACAGGACCAAGGTCCTGAGAGCCGTACATCGTCGGGTTATCAACAG GTTCCACTCCTTCCTTCTGTTCCTGGGCTACTCCAGAGCGATGGCGCGAGAAACCAGAGCCGAGGACTTCTGCAAAACCATCAGTGACTTCTCTCTGGAGTTCCGGGCCGCTCGGCAGACGGTCCGCCTTCAGAAAGAACGCCCCGCGGGAAGCCCGGTTTCGAACGCCCCAACCAGAGGGGCCAAATGTCAGCCATCTCAGACAGCG GAAATCCAGGAACATAGCACGCTGGAGGAGGTGCTGAGAACGTCCGAGTCCACCTCCAGGCCGGATGTTACTCTGCCTCTGCGCCGCAGGAGGATGCCAAACGTGCGAG GTCCTTGTCTTGATAAAATTCAAGGGGAAGCTTGCTGA